In a single window of the Streptomyces sp. HUAS ZL42 genome:
- a CDS encoding glycoside hydrolase family 20 protein, giving the protein MSQHRRRAPEKNVKQRALIIGIAVVVFGVGLGLWASGEDGGPVGSAGLQPGESASAASPPAASQGRAPSPTPTRSYALSRTPRTIPAVRAHTPARGPGWRPAGGRRVVVSDGELADEGRLIAGELGLTYAGEKDDVRTGDVRLALNDDEGANPESYTMTVRGGRVTISGPADAGVFYGTRTLKQEVRGGGTAPEGVVRDQPAKPVRGLMLDIARKHFTAGWIEDRVRELGDLKFNQLGLHFSDDQGFRIQSDSHPEIVSQQHLTKAQVRKIVDLAADRHITVVPEIDSPGHLGAVIDAHPELQLRNAQGGAPRGAIDISKAASADIVDDLLNEYADLFPGSQWHLGGDEYLALMVSDPEASYPQLAAAARDEYGSGATVADLTTGWLNDRADTVRAHDRTMRAWNDGFFRGTSVQPAKDLRVAYWTGKEIGARKPAEYLSAGRRVINYNDEYLYYVLGQPQTFVYPTGQRIYEQWTPRVLRGTVAVPARYDGQILGGSFAVWCDLANSQTQDQVAAGIRMPLRATVQKLWDPGRPALSWGEFRALAARLG; this is encoded by the coding sequence GTGAGCCAGCACAGGCGCCGGGCGCCGGAGAAGAACGTGAAACAGCGGGCGCTGATCATCGGGATCGCGGTCGTCGTCTTCGGCGTGGGTCTCGGGCTGTGGGCCTCGGGGGAGGACGGAGGACCCGTCGGGTCGGCGGGGCTGCAGCCCGGCGAGAGTGCGTCCGCCGCGTCGCCGCCCGCCGCGAGTCAGGGTCGGGCTCCGAGTCCGACGCCCACCCGCTCCTACGCCCTGTCCAGGACTCCGCGCACCATCCCCGCCGTACGCGCCCACACCCCGGCCCGGGGCCCGGGCTGGCGGCCGGCCGGCGGGCGGCGGGTCGTCGTGAGCGACGGGGAGCTCGCCGACGAGGGGCGGCTGATCGCCGGTGAGCTGGGGCTGACGTACGCCGGGGAGAAGGACGACGTGCGCACCGGGGACGTACGGCTGGCGCTGAACGACGACGAGGGCGCGAACCCGGAGTCGTACACCATGACCGTGCGCGGCGGGCGGGTCACCATCAGCGGGCCGGCCGACGCGGGCGTCTTCTACGGGACCCGCACGCTCAAGCAGGAGGTGCGCGGCGGCGGTACGGCGCCGGAGGGCGTCGTCCGGGACCAGCCGGCCAAGCCCGTGCGCGGGCTCATGCTGGACATCGCGCGCAAGCACTTCACCGCCGGCTGGATCGAGGACCGGGTGCGCGAGCTCGGCGATCTGAAGTTCAACCAGCTCGGGCTGCACTTCTCCGACGACCAGGGCTTCCGGATCCAGTCCGACAGCCATCCGGAGATCGTGTCGCAGCAGCACCTGACCAAGGCGCAGGTCAGGAAGATCGTCGACCTCGCGGCCGACCGGCACATCACCGTCGTCCCCGAGATCGACTCGCCGGGGCACCTCGGCGCGGTGATCGACGCGCATCCCGAGCTCCAGCTGCGCAACGCGCAGGGCGGGGCGCCGCGCGGCGCGATCGACATCTCCAAGGCGGCGTCGGCCGACATCGTCGACGACCTCCTCAACGAGTACGCCGATCTCTTTCCCGGCAGTCAGTGGCACCTCGGTGGCGACGAGTACCTGGCGCTGATGGTGTCCGACCCGGAGGCCTCCTATCCGCAGCTCGCCGCCGCCGCGCGGGACGAGTACGGCTCCGGCGCGACCGTCGCCGACCTCACCACCGGCTGGCTCAACGACCGGGCGGACACCGTCCGTGCCCACGACCGGACCATGCGCGCCTGGAACGACGGCTTCTTCCGCGGTACGTCCGTGCAGCCGGCCAAGGACCTCAGGGTCGCGTACTGGACGGGCAAGGAGATCGGGGCGCGCAAGCCGGCGGAGTACCTGAGCGCGGGCCGCCGGGTGATCAACTACAACGACGAGTACCTGTACTACGTGCTCGGGCAGCCGCAGACCTTCGTCTACCCCACGGGACAGCGGATCTACGAGCAGTGGACGCCACGGGTGCTGCGCGGGACGGTCGCGGTGCCGGCGAGGTACGACGGCCAGATCCTCGGCGGGTCCTTCGCGGTGTGGTGCGACCTCGCGAACTCCCAGACGCAGGACCAGGTCGCGGCCGGCATCCGGATGCCGCTGCGGGCGACCGTCCAGAAGCTGTGGGATCCGGGGCGTCCGGCGCTGTCCTGGGGGGAGTTCAGGGCGCTGGCGGCCAGGCTCGGCTGA
- a CDS encoding 2-oxo-4-hydroxy-4-carboxy-5-ureidoimidazoline decarboxylase, translating into MAISSLPEQTPTPPSPNGLERFNSATPDEARQALLNCLSSLRWARRVADHRPYPDVESLLAASDEAAYDLAPTDLAEALAGESLPTLPEGTYGAAHTALSAAHAAYEARFGHVFVICLDGVTPAETLDHILEHIRSRLTNDREEERVIAAEELRRLARERLVELLRGAGL; encoded by the coding sequence GTGGCCATATCGTCACTCCCGGAGCAGACCCCCACTCCACCGTCCCCGAACGGACTGGAGAGGTTCAACTCGGCGACCCCCGACGAGGCACGGCAGGCACTCCTGAACTGTCTCTCCAGCCTGCGCTGGGCCCGCCGGGTCGCCGACCACCGCCCCTACCCCGACGTGGAGTCCCTGCTGGCGGCGTCGGACGAGGCGGCGTACGACCTCGCACCCACGGATCTCGCTGAGGCCCTGGCCGGCGAGTCCCTCCCCACCCTGCCGGAGGGAACGTACGGAGCGGCCCACACGGCGCTGAGCGCGGCCCACGCGGCATACGAGGCCCGCTTCGGACACGTGTTCGTCATCTGCCTGGACGGCGTCACCCCCGCCGAGACCCTGGACCACATCCTGGAACACATCCGGTCACGATTGACAAACGATCGGGAGGAGGAACGGGTGATTGCGGCCGAGGAACTCCGTCGACTGGCAAGAGAGCGGTTGGTCGAGCTACTCAGGGGCGCGGGGCTGTAA
- the sdhC gene encoding succinate dehydrogenase, cytochrome b556 subunit encodes MPAGTLYRGREGMWSWVAHRVTGVLIFFFLFVHVLDTALVRVSPEDYDKVVATYKTPIVAVLEYGLVAAILFHALNGLRVIAVDFWSKGPRYQKQLLWSVVGLWLVLMLGAIYPVLGHAAREVFGS; translated from the coding sequence GTGCCGGCTGGAACGCTGTACCGCGGCCGGGAAGGAATGTGGTCCTGGGTGGCTCACCGAGTCACCGGCGTCCTCATCTTCTTCTTCCTGTTCGTACACGTGCTGGACACCGCTCTCGTGCGTGTCTCCCCCGAGGACTACGACAAGGTCGTAGCCACGTACAAGACGCCGATCGTGGCCGTGCTGGAGTACGGCCTCGTCGCCGCCATCCTCTTCCACGCACTCAACGGCCTGCGCGTCATCGCCGTCGACTTCTGGTCGAAGGGCCCGCGCTACCAGAAGCAGCTGCTCTGGTCCGTCGTCGGCCTGTGGCTCGTGCTGATGCTCGGGGCGATCTACCCCGTCCTCGGCCACGCCGCTCGTGAAGTGTTCGGGAGCTGA
- a CDS encoding succinate dehydrogenase hydrophobic membrane anchor subunit has product MSTTEKTATGIGPVEGESLYNVDNPAPLIEAPRKRTKKSPKSTRGNFEMAAWLFMRLSGIVLVVLVIGHLLIQLVLDGGVSKIGFAFVAGRWASPFWQVWDLLMLWLAMLHGANGLRTVINDYAERANTRLWLKGLLYTATVFTILLGTLVIFTFDPNIR; this is encoded by the coding sequence ATGTCCACGACTGAAAAGACCGCCACCGGAATCGGTCCGGTCGAGGGCGAGTCCCTCTACAACGTCGACAACCCGGCACCCCTCATCGAGGCCCCGCGCAAGCGCACCAAGAAGTCCCCGAAGTCGACCCGGGGCAACTTCGAGATGGCCGCCTGGCTGTTCATGCGCCTGTCCGGCATCGTGCTGGTCGTCCTGGTCATCGGCCACCTGCTGATCCAGCTCGTGCTCGACGGCGGCGTGTCCAAGATCGGCTTCGCCTTCGTGGCCGGCCGCTGGGCCTCCCCGTTCTGGCAGGTCTGGGACCTGCTGATGCTGTGGCTCGCGATGCTGCACGGCGCCAACGGCCTGCGCACGGTCATCAACGACTACGCGGAGCGCGCGAACACCCGGCTGTGGCTGAAGGGCCTGCTCTACACCGCCACGGTGTTCACCATCCTGCTGGGCACGCTGGTGATCTTCACCTTCGACCCGAACATCCGCTAG
- the sdhA gene encoding succinate dehydrogenase flavoprotein subunit, with product MKIHKYDTVIVGAGGAGMRAAIESTKRSRTAVLTKLYPTRSHTGAAQGGMAAALANVEEDNWEWHTFDTVKGGDYLVDQDAAEILAKEAIDSVLDLEKMGLPFNRTPDGTIDQRRFGGHSRNHGEAPVRRSCYAADRTGHMILQTLYQNCVKEGVEFFNEFYVLDQLITEVDGVKKSAGVVAYELATGEIHVFQAKAVIYASGGCGKFFKVTSNAHTLTGDGQAAVYRRGLPLEDMEFFQFHPTGIWRMGILLTEGARGEGGILRNKDGERFMEKYAPVMKDLASRDVVSRSIYTEIREGRGCGPEGDHVYLDLTHLPPEQLDAKLPDITEFARTYLGIEPYTDPIPIQPTAHYAMGGIPTNVEGEVLSDNTTVVPGLYAAGEVACVSVHGANRLGTNSLLDINVFGRRAGIAAAEYSQQADFVELPENPAQLVIDQVERLRASTGTERVSVLRRELQETMDANVMVFRTEQTIKTAVEKIAELRERYKNVAIQDKGKRFNTDLLEAVELGNLLDLAEVMAVSALARKESRGGHYREDYPNRDDVNFMRHTMAYREVGDDGTESVRLDYKPVVQTRYQPMERKY from the coding sequence ATGAAGATCCACAAGTACGACACCGTCATCGTCGGCGCCGGTGGCGCCGGTATGCGCGCCGCCATCGAGTCGACGAAGCGCAGCCGCACCGCCGTGCTGACCAAGCTCTACCCCACCCGCTCCCACACGGGCGCCGCGCAGGGCGGTATGGCCGCCGCGCTGGCCAACGTGGAGGAGGACAACTGGGAGTGGCACACCTTCGACACCGTCAAGGGCGGTGACTACCTGGTCGACCAGGACGCCGCCGAGATCCTGGCGAAGGAGGCCATCGACTCCGTCCTCGACCTGGAGAAGATGGGCCTGCCGTTCAACCGGACGCCCGACGGGACGATCGACCAGCGCCGCTTCGGCGGTCACAGCCGCAACCACGGCGAGGCCCCGGTCCGCCGCTCCTGCTACGCGGCCGACCGTACCGGCCACATGATCCTTCAGACGCTGTACCAGAACTGCGTGAAGGAGGGCGTGGAGTTCTTCAACGAGTTCTACGTCCTCGACCAGCTGATCACCGAGGTCGACGGCGTCAAGAAGTCGGCCGGTGTCGTGGCGTACGAGCTGGCGACCGGCGAGATCCACGTCTTCCAGGCGAAGGCCGTGATCTACGCGTCCGGCGGCTGCGGCAAGTTCTTCAAGGTGACGTCCAACGCGCACACGCTGACGGGCGACGGCCAGGCGGCGGTCTACCGGCGCGGCCTCCCGCTGGAGGACATGGAGTTCTTCCAGTTCCACCCGACCGGCATCTGGCGCATGGGCATCCTGCTGACGGAGGGCGCCCGCGGTGAGGGCGGCATCCTCCGCAACAAGGACGGCGAGCGCTTCATGGAGAAGTACGCGCCGGTCATGAAGGACCTCGCATCCCGAGACGTGGTCTCGCGCTCCATCTACACGGAGATCCGGGAAGGCCGCGGCTGCGGCCCGGAGGGCGACCACGTCTACCTGGACCTGACGCACCTCCCGCCGGAGCAGCTGGACGCCAAGCTCCCGGACATCACGGAGTTCGCCCGCACCTACCTGGGCATCGAGCCGTACACGGACCCGATCCCGATCCAGCCCACCGCGCACTACGCGATGGGTGGCATCCCGACGAACGTCGAGGGCGAGGTCCTGTCGGACAACACGACGGTGGTCCCCGGCCTGTACGCGGCGGGCGAAGTGGCGTGCGTGTCGGTGCACGGCGCGAACCGTCTCGGCACCAACTCGCTGCTGGACATCAACGTGTTCGGCCGCCGGGCCGGCATCGCGGCGGCGGAGTACAGCCAGCAGGCGGACTTCGTCGAGCTCCCGGAGAACCCGGCGCAGCTCGTGATCGACCAGGTGGAGCGCCTGCGCGCGTCGACGGGCACCGAGCGCGTGTCGGTCCTGCGCCGCGAACTGCAGGAGACCATGGACGCGAACGTCATGGTGTTCCGCACGGAGCAGACGATCAAGACGGCGGTGGAGAAGATCGCCGAGCTGCGCGAGCGCTACAAGAACGTGGCGATCCAGGACAAGGGCAAGCGGTTCAACACGGACCTCCTCGAGGCCGTCGAGCTGGGCAACCTGCTCGATCTGGCCGAGGTCATGGCCGTCTCCGCGCTGGCCCGCAAGGAGTCCCGCGGCGGTCACTACCGCGAGGACTACCCGAACCGCGACGACGTCAACTTCATGCGCCACACCATGGCGTACCGCGAGGTGGGCGACGACGGCACCGAGTCCGTCCGTCTCGACTACAAGCCGGTCGTCCAGACCCGCTACCAGCCGATGGAGCGTAAGTACTGA
- a CDS encoding succinate dehydrogenase iron-sulfur subunit → MATPVMDKVEAESASSPYITVTFRVRRFNPEVSAEATWEDFQLEIDPKERVLDGLHKIKWDLDGTLTFRRSCAHGICGSDAMRINGKNRLACKTLIKDINPEKPITVEPIKGLTVLKDLVVDMEPFFQAYRDVMPFLITKDTNEPTRERLQTAEDRERFDDTTKCILCAACTSSCPVFWNDGQYFGPAAIVNAHRFIFDSRDEAAEQRLEILNDRDGVWRCRTTFNCTDACPRGIEVTKAIAEVKRALITRRF, encoded by the coding sequence ATGGCAACCCCCGTTATGGACAAGGTGGAGGCCGAGTCCGCCTCGTCCCCGTACATCACGGTCACCTTCCGGGTCCGCCGCTTCAACCCGGAGGTCTCGGCGGAGGCCACCTGGGAAGACTTCCAGCTGGAGATCGACCCGAAGGAGCGCGTCCTCGACGGCCTCCACAAGATCAAGTGGGACCTGGACGGCACGCTGACCTTCCGCCGCTCCTGCGCGCACGGCATCTGCGGCTCGGACGCGATGAGGATCAACGGCAAGAACCGCCTTGCCTGCAAGACCCTCATCAAGGACATCAACCCCGAGAAGCCGATCACGGTCGAGCCCATCAAGGGCCTCACGGTCCTGAAGGACCTCGTGGTCGACATGGAGCCGTTCTTCCAGGCGTACCGCGACGTCATGCCCTTCCTCATCACGAAGGACACGAACGAGCCGACGCGCGAGCGCCTCCAGACGGCAGAGGACCGGGAACGCTTCGACGACACGACGAAGTGCATCCTCTGCGCGGCCTGCACGTCCTCGTGCCCGGTCTTCTGGAACGACGGCCAGTACTTCGGCCCTGCCGCCATCGTCAACGCGCACCGCTTCATCTTCGACTCGCGTGACGAGGCCGCCGAACAGCGCCTGGAGATCCTCAACGACCGCGACGGCGTCTGGCGCTGCCGCACGACCTTCAACTGCACGGACGCCTGCCCGCGCGGTATCGAGGTCACGAAGGCGATCGCCGAGGTGAAGCGGGCCCTGATCACGCGCCGCTTCTGA
- a CDS encoding DUF1877 family protein codes for MVERFRNLESDSEDSDAYCDLGEEGDVIAELLLRADAGDIAELAVAGGTLLGDDRVGTVCAFLSADEVARVDGFFAGVGVEDIMRSAPEVLSGIIRGGIPDEYLEDLAEYVAELREIYGRAAREGLCMAHIHEG; via the coding sequence GTGGTCGAACGGTTCCGCAATCTGGAGTCGGATTCCGAAGACTCGGACGCGTACTGCGACCTGGGAGAGGAAGGGGACGTCATCGCAGAACTGCTGCTGCGTGCGGACGCGGGGGACATCGCGGAACTCGCGGTCGCCGGCGGTACTCTCCTCGGTGACGACCGCGTCGGGACGGTGTGCGCTTTCCTTTCGGCCGACGAAGTCGCGCGCGTCGACGGATTCTTCGCCGGCGTCGGCGTCGAGGACATCATGCGCTCCGCTCCCGAGGTGCTTTCCGGGATCATCCGTGGCGGAATCCCCGACGAATATCTCGAGGACCTGGCCGAATACGTGGCAGAACTGCGCGAAATCTACGGCCGTGCCGCCCGTGAAGGCCTGTGCATGGCACACATCCACGAAGGCTGA